The following are encoded together in the Arcobacter aquimarinus genome:
- a CDS encoding sodium ion-translocating decarboxylase subunit beta: protein MIKNIFIAFFLCFTIFSSNSLASNTVVVEQQEKEPYHSKTMGELVQTFYATTGIKALFEPKEGVKDSHGKDMSLFAQGYGRIIMILICFLLFYLAIKKGFEPLLLIPIGFGGLLANIPIANMAGPDGMLGIIYDMGITNQFFPLLIFMGVGAMTDFGPLLANPKTALLGGAAQFGIFGSLIGAVILSQYVPGINFSLEQAAAISIIGGADGPTSIFVASKLAPELLGAIAVAAYSYMALVPVIQPPIMRALTTVNERKIKMSTLRKVSKVEKIVFPIVVLCLTLLILPDAAPLIGAFCFGNFAKESGVIDRLSDTMQNALINIVTIFLGLGVGSKLASEQFLVAETMGIMAIGLLAFAAGTAMGVIMAKLMNLVSSKDNQINPLIGAAGVSAVPMAARVVSKEGQLYDKSNVLLMHAMGPNVAGVIGSAVAAGVLLSIFK from the coding sequence ATGATAAAAAATATTTTTATAGCTTTTTTTCTTTGCTTTACAATCTTTTCGTCAAATAGCTTAGCTTCAAATACGGTTGTAGTAGAGCAACAAGAGAAAGAACCATATCACTCAAAAACAATGGGTGAATTAGTTCAAACTTTTTATGCAACTACAGGTATAAAAGCATTATTTGAACCAAAAGAGGGAGTAAAAGATTCTCATGGAAAAGATATGAGTTTGTTTGCTCAAGGTTATGGAAGAATTATAATGATTTTAATCTGTTTTTTACTGTTTTATTTAGCAATTAAAAAAGGATTTGAACCATTACTTTTAATTCCAATTGGATTTGGTGGTTTATTAGCAAATATTCCAATAGCAAATATGGCAGGACCTGATGGGATGCTGGGAATTATTTATGATATGGGTATTACTAATCAATTTTTCCCACTTTTAATATTTATGGGTGTTGGAGCTATGACAGACTTTGGTCCATTATTAGCTAACCCAAAAACAGCTTTATTAGGTGGAGCTGCACAATTTGGAATCTTTGGTTCTCTTATAGGTGCAGTTATATTGTCACAATATGTTCCAGGAATTAATTTTTCATTAGAACAAGCTGCTGCTATATCAATTATTGGTGGAGCTGATGGACCAACGTCTATTTTTGTTGCCTCAAAACTTGCACCTGAATTACTTGGAGCTATTGCTGTTGCTGCTTATTCTTATATGGCATTAGTACCTGTAATTCAACCTCCAATTATGAGAGCATTAACAACAGTTAATGAGAGAAAAATAAAGATGTCGACATTAAGAAAAGTGTCAAAAGTAGAGAAAATTGTATTTCCAATAGTTGTTTTATGTTTAACATTATTAATTTTACCAGATGCTGCACCATTGATTGGAGCATTTTGTTTTGGAAATTTTGCAAAAGAATCAGGAGTTATTGATAGACTTTCTGATACAATGCAAAATGCATTAATTAATATTGTAACAATCTTCTTAGGATTAGGTGTTGGTTCAAAATTAGCATCAGAGCAGTTCTTAGTAGCAGAGACAATGGGAATTATGGCAATAGGTCTTTTAGCATTTGCAGCAGGAACAGCTATGGGTGTTATAATGGCTAAATTAATGAATTTAGTTAGTTCAAAAGATAATCAGATAAATCCTTTAATTGGAGCAGCTGGAGTATCAGCTGTACCAATGGCAGCGAGGGTTGTAAGTAAAGAAGGTCAACTTTATGATAAATCGAATGTATTATTAATGCATGCGATGGGTCCTAATGTTGCTGGTGTTATTGGTTCAGCAGTCGCTGCTGGTGTTCTTTTATCGATATTTAAATAA
- a CDS encoding biotin/lipoyl-containing protein, with protein MSKKYIDIMDTTFRDGFQSVFGGRVLMNDFFPAVEAAKDAGINHFEFGGGARFQSLFFYLQENAFDMMDRFREIVGPNANLQTLARGINTVMLDTGSRELIDLHAKLFAKHGTTTIRNFDALNDVQNLEYSAECIKKYGLNHEVVVTLMDLPPGCFGAHDVAFYEKTLRNILDSGLPYDSICFKDASGTSSPQKIYETIQMARRLVGNDTHIRLHTHETAGVSVSCYLAALEAGADGIDLAASPVSGGTSQPDILTMLHAVKGKNFDLGGLEIDKILKYEEVLKDCLKDYFIPPEATQVSPLIPFSPMPGGALTANTQMMRDNGTLDKFPEVIKAMQEVVERGGYGTSVTPVSQFYWQQAYANVMFGPWKQIAPGYGKMVLGYFGKTPVAPDAEIVKLASEKLKLEPTTLNPLDIADADEKKRISVWKQRLEIEGIETTEENIFIAAACDEKGIAFLKGEAPLNVRKNDSVCENDKDCKLGENKMANASGNYTVVVDGQRFNVSIAEGNADIQVTPVANSNTTTSSTPVASNGGTEVPAAVNGAVWKILVKEGDRVEKDQQIIILEAMKMEIDITAPVSGVITKILVNPAQAVDEGQTLAIIG; from the coding sequence ATGTCTAAAAAGTACATAGATATTATGGATACAACCTTTAGAGATGGATTCCAATCTGTCTTTGGAGGAAGAGTTTTAATGAATGATTTTTTTCCAGCTGTAGAAGCTGCAAAAGATGCTGGAATAAATCACTTTGAATTTGGAGGAGGAGCAAGATTCCAATCATTGTTCTTCTACTTACAAGAAAATGCATTTGATATGATGGATAGATTTAGAGAAATCGTAGGTCCAAATGCAAACTTACAAACCTTAGCTCGTGGTATAAATACAGTTATGCTTGATACGGGTTCAAGAGAATTAATCGACTTACATGCAAAATTATTTGCAAAACATGGAACAACAACAATCAGAAACTTTGATGCATTAAATGATGTACAAAACCTTGAATATAGTGCTGAATGTATAAAAAAATATGGATTAAATCATGAAGTTGTTGTAACACTTATGGATTTACCTCCAGGATGCTTTGGCGCTCATGATGTTGCTTTTTATGAAAAAACATTAAGAAATATTCTTGATAGTGGATTACCTTATGATTCAATCTGCTTTAAAGATGCCTCAGGAACTTCATCTCCTCAAAAAATCTATGAAACAATACAAATGGCAAGAAGATTAGTAGGAAATGATACTCATATTAGACTTCATACTCACGAAACAGCAGGTGTTTCAGTATCATGTTATTTAGCTGCTTTAGAAGCTGGAGCTGATGGTATTGATTTAGCTGCATCACCTGTAAGTGGAGGAACTTCTCAACCAGATATTCTTACTATGCTTCATGCAGTAAAAGGTAAAAATTTTGACTTGGGTGGTTTAGAAATAGATAAAATTTTAAAATATGAAGAAGTTTTAAAAGATTGCTTAAAAGATTACTTTATTCCACCAGAAGCTACTCAAGTATCTCCTTTAATCCCATTCTCTCCAATGCCAGGTGGTGCATTAACTGCAAATACTCAAATGATGAGAGATAATGGTACTTTAGATAAATTTCCTGAAGTTATAAAAGCAATGCAAGAAGTAGTTGAACGTGGTGGATATGGAACATCTGTAACTCCTGTTTCACAATTTTATTGGCAACAAGCATATGCAAATGTAATGTTTGGTCCTTGGAAACAAATAGCTCCTGGTTATGGAAAAATGGTTTTAGGTTACTTTGGTAAAACTCCTGTTGCTCCTGATGCTGAAATTGTAAAACTAGCAAGTGAAAAACTAAAACTAGAACCAACTACTTTGAATCCTTTAGATATAGCTGATGCTGATGAGAAAAAAAGAATATCAGTATGGAAACAAAGATTAGAAATAGAAGGTATAGAAACAACTGAAGAGAATATTTTTATTGCAGCTGCCTGTGATGAAAAAGGAATAGCATTTTTAAAAGGTGAAGCACCTTTAAATGTTAGAAAAAATGATTCTGTTTGTGAAAATGATAAAGATTGTAAATTAGGAGAAAACAAAATGGCAAATGCAAGTGGAAACTATACAGTTGTAGTTGATGGTCAAAGATTTAATGTAAGTATCGCAGAAGGTAACGCAGATATTCAAGTAACTCCTGTTGCTAACTCAAATACAACAACTTCATCAACTCCTGTTGCTTCAAATGGTGGAACAGAAGTTCCAGCTGCTGTAAATGGTGCTGTTTGGAAAATACTTGTAAAAGAAGGTGATAGAGTTGAAAAAGATCAACAAATTATTATCCTTGAAGCAATGAAAATGGAAATTGATATAACAGCTCCAGTTTCAGGTGTTATTACAAAGATATTAGTAAATCCTGCACAAGCAGTAGATGAAGGACAAACATTAGCCATTATTGGTTAA
- a CDS encoding OadG family protein — translation MEEINLITESIKFMFLGMGVVFAFLAIMILILKAQGIILTKIFPQEEKKVVNVPPMSNHTNNVKSESAKIAAIVATVQHHKNLKG, via the coding sequence ATGGAAGAGATAAACTTAATAACAGAGTCAATAAAGTTTATGTTTTTGGGGATGGGAGTAGTATTTGCATTTTTAGCAATAATGATACTAATCCTAAAAGCTCAAGGGATAATATTAACAAAGATTTTTCCACAAGAAGAGAAAAAAGTTGTAAATGTACCCCCAATGAGTAATCATACCAATAACGTAAAATCAGAGTCTGCAAAAATAGCTGCAATAGTTGCCACAGTGCAACATCATAAAAATCTAAAGGGTTAA